The genomic window CGTCAAGACGAACTCCGAGTCGCGTAAATCGCGCCGCCCCATGTCGGCCAGTTCTGCTGCCGAGGGGATCGTGAAGTCCTTaggcacgcacgcctcggcctcctccgAAAAGGGTTCGGTCGACACATTGCAGCTTGTGCAGATGGCGTGGCTCGCCACTGCCATGGTCGAGGCGTCACCGAGGAAGCTGTGCACTTTGCACAGGAGGGCGTTCGGCACTCGCGGTGTCGTTAAGATCTCGCCGTTCTCCCTGTGCTCCAGTGCCAAGGAAAAGAGCGACGTGCTGATGTTTGCATGATAGGCAGCCATGATGTCGCACCCCTGCACAGTCAGCTGAGGGTACAGCTGATTGAAGGGGCGGAAGCGGTAGTAGTACTTCTCCTGCAATCTCTCGCCAGGGCTCACCTGGTTGTCAGCAATGCGGGCCACGTGAAGGCGTGGCAGGCAGCGCTTCAGAATTCGAATGACGCGGCCCAGCGGACGCTTCTCTGGTGGCCACTCGTACGAAGAAGGGGCGCCCATCTGCACAGCGAGGGAGACCTCGGCAGAGGCGTTGTGGATGAGCTCTTCCGGTGTCTCGGGCGCAATCAGCTGCGCGATATGGCGACCGTCCGGCAGCGTAGACGGCATCGCCCGCGGACCATTGCCGGTCTCCTCGTCATCGGtgttgctgtcgctgctgccaggCACTGCGCTGGCTGCACCTGGCGCGAGTTGCCACTGTGCCAATGGCAGGAGCGCCAGTGCCACCACATCAGAGTGCAGCGCAGGTCCGCGCAGCTCGGCTGAGTTCAGCACCACATCGCACGGAAGCCGACTGCTGCGCACGAACGAGAGATTGGTGTTGTAGTTGCGAAACACGTTGACACGCCCAACGACGACCGTGCCCTCTTTCACGCGCTTTTCAAGCTCCGGGTCGCTGCCGAGCGCGTAAGCACACGTGATGGCGGTCATGCGTTCCCTTGTCTCACGTCCGCTTGAGAATGGCGTATTCGTTTGCGTGTTGTCGTCGCACATGGTGCGGCGCACGACCCCgcagaaggagagagggcgtAGAGGTGAGCGAGAGACAAAAGATGAGCAAGCAAGAGAGGGCACGAGAACATCACGTTGGCGTCTGCGCAGGTGTCACCCCGGGTGCCAGGCAGAGACGAACAGTGTGCGGttgacaaaaaaaaaaagacagtGAGTGTACACGCCGGTGAAACACATCGCCACcaaagcaaagaaaaaaaaataaagaGCGCGGGGAGAAGATTACTCGAACTAGAAGAGCcaggagcgagagcgagagcgggagCGAAAGGATGAGCCGAAGAACGGGAGTTCACGGCGAGCGATTGCGTCGCACTTGGAGGAGAAACAGAAAACTACCAGGAGGGCATCGGACTGTAGGGACACATTCAAGGAAGTAGGAAAGGGCCGAGAGTGTCAGCGCTACCGTGCCTTCCTGTCACAGATGGAGACGAGCGAGGCTTCTTTGAGGGGTGCATGTGCAACTGCTATGCAGAGAGCGTACCTGAGGAGCAATGAGCCTCATTGCACTGCCTAATGCGCatgagagagaaaaagaccGAAATGTGGGGCCACCATACACTTTCACACGGCATCTCGAAAGCCTAAGttcgcgcgcacacgcgcgagcgCATGAGTGCCGACCGATACGCCAGTCACAAAGGCCGATGCAAGGGCGTCACGGATCCTCCCCAtctgacgacgacgaggtggGGTCATTACCGTTAAGGAAGGCTGCGAGCGAGAAGCCTTTGGAGCGTGGTTTTGACGCCTCATCACCAGCCGATGCCGTATCGCGTGCACTGCTTGTTGCGTCGCTGTTTGCCACAGAAGCTGTAGCCAAATCACCAAATAGCAGAACGCTAGACGGGCCCTTATCTGGCGTTGTTGGCTTGCCAAGCGCGGAGATCTGGgtagccaccgccgcgtcgtcACGTAGCCATGCCCGGCCATGAAGGCCTTTTTCTAGCACCTCCAACACATGCGTGCGAAGGTGCGGCGCCATGCCGGTGCGCACACCTCCGACCAAATCACGCTCTGTGTCAAACACCTGCAATGTGCCGCGGAGAGCGCGCACCCCGTCCGGCAcccgctccttctctgtgACGCTCATCagcgactcgagcgtatgCGGGGACGTGTCAAGCGTGGCCGGCACAACATGATGGATTACGTAGCCTGCGGCAGGTGTCCACATGGCTTTCTCggccgccagctgcgccgcagacGGAACAAACGGCGCGATGCCTCCTTTGGCTGCGTTGTGCCGACCACCCAGCTCCACTTGCATCACATATTCCAGAACCTGATGCAccatgcgcgctgccgcctgctCCGACAAGAGCTCAgcctgcgcgcgctgctgctgcgcctgcgccgagGTGTTGCCACGCTCCTGCGCGAGGGCTTCCTGCGCCGCCCGTATGTTCAGCCCCTCCGCAGTCCCGCTGCGGCGGGGGCGCTTGCCACTCGCACCTGCACCGCTGGAGGAAGCCTCAGCTGACGCCTCGTTGGTGTCTGCAAAACGCTTGTGACCCGACAGCAGAGTCCGCACGCCGGCGCTACCATCCTGCGCTGCGGTTTTAGTATTGCGCAGGAAGTCGTTAAGGTCCATTGGATAGCAAACAACACGCAGAATAGCGAGCAGCAAGAAAGGGATAAGGTGCTTGCGCGTGAGAGCTGCAAAGAAGTCGCTGCGaaagcagcaggtgcagtTTTCCTGCGGTAGATTGACCTACGACAGCCAAAACCAAAATACTTAGGGCCACTGGTGAAGTGagccagctgcgccacttCTTGACTCTCGCCTGCGGCCGTACCAACACTGAGAAACCGTTCACACACCGGAGGCGAACTGTCCAGCATCAGTGCGGGCAACTCTCAGCCCGAGGAAGAAAAAGACGACGCGTACATAAAGTCGGCCAGGTTGAGGCAAAACGCGGagccgcgcgcgcgaagcATGTCAAAGGCAGAGGCGCGAGAAAGTGGGGTAAGGCAActgagagaggaagaggtgccTGATAGCAGACAAGCCAGAGAAGGAggccacgcgcacacacatgcctTTTTGCGGAAAAGGGGTATGGTGTGGTGTGGCAAGCCACACGTAattaaaaaaaaaaagagtgggcctctgccgccgttCCATCgactcgcacgcacaccctcACCAGCTGTGGCATCCGACCAGACACGAGGGGACGAGCTAGGTGATCAAGCGGCGACACCGTCCCCCAATCCATCCTCCTTTTGAATGCTCGTGTGCTTGAGGGGGCGAaaagacggcggcgtcgttaAACGCGCGACCGCAACAAGCGAAGCGCCAGAGCGGTGGGCGATATCCCGCACGCCCCCAACgtttttattttttttttgtacgTATCTCTTTGCGTGTACGTATGGCTAGACGGGCCGGCTCGCTgcggtggagaggaggaggaagtcATCAGCGCTGGATCGCTCCCACCCCCCTCACAGCGACCGCCCTTGAGCCCGTTTAGAGTTAAGCGTTAAAGgcgaaacaaacaaacaagagCCCCCATcgaggggcgagagagactGTGTGGAAAAGAAGCGGCTGAActgaaagagagcgagagatgcGACCTGACTCCTCGACGCAAGGGACCAGTGCAAACCAGCCGTACAGGTGACGTTGCTGCCAGACATGTattccacacacacacacacacacacgccctctctttttctctccgcCGACATGGCCAGATTGCACCACTGCTAATTACTTGCATCGCTAtagacgcgcacgcacacaagagCAACACGCACCCAGCTGCGCTAGCCATGGACccacaggcacgcagacacCCCAATGTTAAACGTCTACTCACGTGTGGCTGTTGCGTACAGAGCAACACCACACTCGCAAACCTACGTGCATGCAGGCAGCCGCCAGAGATGGCAGGAACGTCCAGCGCCACTTGCGCCTCTtgttcctctctcgctctcttgaTTCTAGTACGGCCGACGCTGCAGGTACGTGGAGAGAATAGCGCTCATCGGTGGCGCCGTGTAGGCCGGCTCACCGAGAACCTCAGCCAGCCACCGATCCGCCTGTGCagtctgctgcgccgttgccAAGGCACCTTCTTGGTTCGCTGTAACCATCAACTCCTGTGAGTCTTGGATCGAGGTCATCTCCTTGAAGAAggactgcagctgcagtctTGCGGTCTTGTCGCCCTCTGCCACGGCCCCCGCGCTGCTCTCTTCATCGCTGGTGCCGGCCCACTCGTACACGGAGGGCTGCGCCACGGCCGGGGCTCCTGTAGGCAGCTGCAAAATCTTAAAGCCCGTCACGGCGTCCACAGCAGCGAGACGCTGGCCATTCATGTGCAGCGGGGCGATGTGGCGCAAAGGGAAGCGAGAGGCGTTCGCAATCCGACGCACCGCCTCACCCAGCTGCGGGCCCTtactgctgccggcggcgcagcagcgaagcTCTACAAGGGATGTGTCCTCGAGGGCGGCTACCACCGTCGTGTCGGTGAAGGCGCTGAAGGCAGTGATGCACGACTCGCCCACGCTGAATACGGCCGGCTCCTCTGCACACCTGCCCAGTGTCCAAAAGAAGATGTGCCGCTTCCCAGCTGCCACGGCGTGCCGGCAGTCGGGTGACACGACTATCCGGCGCAGCGGTTGCGTTTCCGTGTACTGCGGCAGAAGTTGAAGCAGTGGCCAGTGCACGCCGGGCCTGCAGTCCTGCACCGAGTACACGTGCAGACAGTCGTCCGCAACGAAGCAGAGCGACCCGTCTGCGGAGAGGGCCATCGTTTGCACCTGCTGGGAGGGAGTCGCCATCGCTGAGTGGTTGTGCCAGCCGCCAGTCGGGGTGCCGTATGTGTCCTGTGCGGTGAAGGCAGTCTGTGCCCAGCACTTCATCGCCTCTGAGCTCAGCGTGAACACTCGCCGCCCTCGCTTCTCCACCTGCAGAGCCAGCACGGCGGAGCGATGCGGGGAGTAGACGGTTTGCGTCTCGATATGCTGCTTTCGTGGCGCGTCATACTCCCAgaaccgcagcagcgggggcagCACCGTCGAGGAGAAGGACTCGTACGTCACGAGAGAGCGGCTGTCGTTCAGAATGCCCACGAACTGAATTCCATGGCGGGGCGGGCTCGGGATTGTCTCCATCTGCGAGGACACGTGGAGCGAGTAGATAGATTGCTGCGTGTACGGGTCGCAGACACGCAGCACATTCGGCATCCCCGTCAGAATCACCGCGGGGCTGCCGCGCCACTGCTCGACGACGAGCCCGGTGCACACATCCTCAGCGGCCCACTCAATACCCTCCGCCGACGTCGTCACGCGCATCTGCAGCAAGTCCGCAACGGCGAGCGTTGACGTGCCGCATGACAGCAACAGCTGCGCCCCTCCACTGCTAAAGGGCGTTATCCTTTGCAGCGTGCCCAGCTGCACCTTGACCTTCTTGTGGCTGTAGGACACCAGATCCCAGATTAGTAGCACAGACTCGCGCCCGCCAGTGTACACTGCGCTGCCATCTAGAGCGAAGGCAAGCGCTGTCAGAGGTGTGTGATGCCAATGGTCAGCAAAGCAGTGTGCCTCTTGAACCTCCACGCAGATGAGCAGCTCACCGCGTCTGCCACCGACGGCGACCGACGTGCTTATTGGACTGCAGGCAATACTCTGGATCTGAACATTTACGGTGCGCGGCAGGAGAGGCGGACAAGACGGGCGGTGCGGCTGGTGGGCAGAGAGGCGGTCCGTGAAGAGGGAGTAGAAGAACTCGCGTGCGTGAGGAACGGCTACGACGACCAGGCCAGTAAACTGGCCAACAGAAAGATACCCGTGCGGCACGGCCTCCTTGAAGGTGTGCACCACtaccgccgacggcgcgtTCGTCGCCCCCACGGGTGAGGCAGAGCCGAGCGCGGCCTCGTAAAGGCCGGCTTTCGTGAGCAGAACAGCAAACAGCTGTGCCTGCTGCACATGAAATTGAGCAGCCACgacgacggaggcggtggcggccgcctcgccgttCACCGTCCGGCTCGTTGAACCCTGATGCCGCCTATCTGAAACCTCCTCATTCTCTCCAGCTGAGGTGGACGGGACAGGTGAGGCCGGCGGGAGTCGAATCGAGATTGTGCGCACCAAGGATGGCGCACCACCCTCGATTGCAAACTCGAACAGCGTAGCCTCGGCATCGAtgacgtgcagcaccgccttgGCGCTGGAAGTGCTCTGCACATACATACCGCATACGCGCGATCCGTTGAGCCTCTCCACGCGGAACTTCCGCAGCGACTTGGGCGCGTAAAACGCTACCGCGGTGTCCTCTGCCACGCAGACTACCTGCGAGCaggcggcgaagcagctcTGCATGCTTGCTGCCTTCGTCTTtgagtgtgtgtatgtgcgtgtgtgcagaagaagggaaggagagagccGCTCCGGTGAAGAAACAACGTTGCTGTGTGTAGccaaggagaagcagcggcgggacTGCAGGAGCACTGGCCACCACAGCTGCACACAAAAGcagtggaggagagcgagcggTCAGCAGCTGCCAATTtcaaagagagaaagagaggctcagagggagaaggaacAATGAAAAATACGACGAAGACGAAGGAGGCGAGagtgagcgagcgagagagagagagcagtaCAGTGCAGTGCACATGCAAATGTGTTTCTCTCAAGGGGAAACAATCCATGAGTAATGGTGAGGATAAAACCAATGGAGGTGCGCAAGAGAAACACTGCGGCGAGTGCAACTGCTACTGCTCCTTgtcaccacacacacacacagagagagagagagccgcatatatatatgtgcacGCACATCATCTCTTTTCTGGGATCCGCCGCTGCagaaaaggggaggagggatcGGTTATGAGAAAGCACGATGGAGAAGCAGAGTCGTCTGCTGACTGAAacgcgacgccgctgcccgcaAGCCCGGGCTGCCGCCCTTTGACACGCCGTCTGGGATGAGATCCCGTCCAGTGGCTCCGATACTTCCATGAAGTCGCGAAGTGCAACAATGACAACCGCCCCTCGCTCCCACGCGTCCTGCCTTGCTGTGAATGATCTAATggcccctccttcccccgAAAAAACGCGGAGTcggctcgctcgctcgctgtTCTGTTGTATGATTTTGGCTTGCTCGTACCCCACACTCCTGCTGCCgggccgggggagggggagggggaggagagggaaaagggagggCAGCGAGTTACCATTTCGGCAGAcacccctcctccatgcGTACACGGCGGACAAGCCAAAACAAAATGAAGGCAACCGTACCAGAGGCACAGgacgacaacaaaaaaggaaaagacgcgacgaggcggcacGGGAGCACAAACAGGAGATGTGCGATAACAGCACCACATTATCCCAACAAGCAAAGCAACGGGGTGCTCGCTTGCTGCGCAGCAACCTGTGTGTGcctatgcgtgtgcgtgtgctcactcgccctcctccagcagcggaaaaaggatggaggaggacggggCTATGTGCGCGTTGTAGCGCCACTCCCTCACCCGTACATGAACAGAATCAAACACGCATCCAAGCGTATAAAGCCAACCATGGATAAGAATAGCGCGCGACGACGCACACCAGCACCCGCATCCTCCTGCTTCTGTTGCTTGCCTAGCGCCAAATCTCTCCGTCCCTACGGTGAGCAACTCCACCGTTCCGCGCCCGGTCACAGTGCTTCATCGGCAGAGATAAAAAGAAGGGACAAAGCGCAGCAAGCGtcgcatgtgtatgtgtgtgtgtgcgggggggggggaggggacacACGACTGCGATAATCCGCTCCATGAACAGCAAACTTATCGCATTCCGTCAACAGCCTCTGCAGAAACAGTAGCTTTGGTGGGGCCGTCGTCGCGATCTTCGTGCAAgcctgccccccccctccctttccgcCTCCCACAGCGCAGTGAACAATGCATCTCTGTGGGATACGACCATCTTTCATGCCAAGGGCGCATAaagccaccgcagcggtCCTCTTGCTGTCCTTCTGCTCCGATGTCGTATAGACTTACCGCACAGCCACGGTaccggtgccggtgccgccgtaGAGGTCGAATCGTTTGGCAGAGTTGAGGGGTTGCAGCTCTGTCGGATCGATCCCCACCACATACACTGGCCGCCTCCACCCGCGGCAGCATGTGGAGATAAGAAAGATGAGTACGATGATGCACAGTAAACCGAGCACCGCGCGCACCGGGTTTGCCTTGGTGTAGGCCACAGACGACTGAAAGGCACCCATGCTGAAGGCCTTCGCCGAAGTAAACGCACGTGTCACGATGGACTTGACCGCGTCCAGAACCCCGGCTTCGGCTTCGGAGGTGTTCTGCGAGGCACCGTCGTCGTGCCTTTGCTTTCCCTTGGTGCCCGAAGGCCCCTTCGTTGTAgtcgtggtggtggacgTCGACGTTTTCGTCGACTGTGGCGCCGATCCGTCAGATGGCGTCTGCGCTGACGACTCGGAGCCATGATGCAAACCACTGAGCATCTTCTCGTCGGCGCTGGACGCGGAGGCAGACGACATGGCGCTTGTTCGTGACGCTGAACTTGCGCTTGCGGTTGCATTTGAGTGGTCTGCACTGCTCTCATTGACGTAAGAGTGCGTTCCCGGGCAAGTGCTGTTCGCATTCGACACatacgccggcgccggcgcccccGTGCCCAGTTTCGCCGTGGCTCGGTCCGATGATCCGTTGCAACTGCCTGTGCTGGTCGTGCTGGGTGGCGGAGACGCGAGAGTGGTGCCATTCCTTGACACCGAGACAGGGTTTGGCGATACTGGCGAGACAACAACGGCGCTGTAGTGCTTATAGACGCCATCTACCTCCGCCTGAGACCCTGCCAGCACGCGGCCCGCCCGCACTCCCAGGGAGCGATTTGCCAAGCCCTCGTCCTTGTGACTCCGTGCCTCTTTGAAGTTGCCTTGACTCCTGTTGCCGCCGGCCGGAACAGACTTGTCGTCGAAGCGGTAAATGAGGCGACCATTGAGGGCCTGCGGCGGACGGGCGTTGCCGAAGCGGTGGAAGTCgttcggcagcagcgcatccatCGCGTCGCGCAGCCTGCCGAGCGCTACGGGTGAGATGAGAATTGGCGATGTCATTACCACCCACCGGACGTTCTCGGTGCAGGGTGGGTACGTCTGGGAGCCGTCGTAGAGCAAGTAGCTCTCGCGCGCCGGAATTagcgagaggagggagagacgcTCTGTCAAGAAGCACGTCGTCATGGCGTTGCGCTTCGGCAGCGAGCCGTCAACTAagatgtgctgcagcgcgcgcaccgaGGTGGTGTTGATCATGGCAGAGGCCTTTAGCATAACCGCCACTATGAGTACGTTACGCTTCTTTTTCGCATGATTTGTAGTAAAAGACATGTGCATTTCGACTTCGGGGCGCAGCGTGCGGAGTTGGTGCATCGGCATGGCGTGAAAGTGCAGGCTCGTGAAGTGGTAGGTGCGCGAACAGTTCAGCGGGTCGATCACCGTGCACTCGCTCATGTCATCCGGCAAGCGTCCCAGCTTCTCAAAACTGACTGTGCTCACGATGCCCTCGTTGACGATTCGCATTTGTGTCTCCTCACGTGGGAAGACGCACTTGGGGGAGAACTGTaatcgctgcagcggggcaTTCGTCACAACCTCGTCGGGGTTCATATTCGCGAAGGAAATCGGACTCTGCCGTCTCCCCGTCAAGCACAGCGGTGGCCAATCCTTCAGGTTTGTGTAGTTCcaggaggtgcgcgagctgTCGGGACTGCCGAACACCAGCCCGGATGTGCCGTAGTTGCCCTCGTAGTACGAGTGCTGCTCGTCCAGCCCACCGACGACACCAGCGACGCTGACGAAAAGCACCAGCCGCGCGATGGCGAGGGTGGCACAGAAAGGAAGTGTCTTCATGGCGCTACAGGAACAgcgcgagggagagaagggcgagTACAGGGGATATGCAACGGTTTAGAGGCGCTGCGTTTTCTGCAGAAATCTCGTCACATGTGCGTCTTCCAGTGCTGCTTGCTATACGAAGGTACTATGAAAAGGAAAGAGTGCGCGTGGGCAGCACCAGAAGCCGTGAGCAGTCCGTCCTTGGCAGTTCGTCGAGAGACGACACGGTATAGTGCACTAGAAGTGACTCAGCGCTCGCGGCCTCACACCACATTTGCAGACCCCGAGAGCATCCGGAACGGCACCGACAGACGGGAGCAGAGaaggggtggagagagaaagagagagagagagagaggtgcatGAGCGGAAGGTAAGGGAGTACGCGCAGCCTGATACAGAAATGGGGGCACAGTGCTAACACTGTGCGCAAAAGCATCAG from Leishmania major strain Friedlin complete genome, chromosome 28 includes these protein-coding regions:
- a CDS encoding carbonic anhydrase-like protein, which translates into the protein MKTLPFCATLAIARLVLFVSVAGVVGGLDEQHSYYEGNYGTSGLVFGSPDSSRTSWNYTNLKDWPPLCLTGRRQSPISFANMNPDEVVTNAPLQRLQFSPKCVFPREETQMRIVNEGIVSTVSFEKLGRLPDDMSECTVIDPLNCSRTYHFTSLHFHAMPMHQLRTLRPEVEMHMSFTTNHAKKKRNVLIVAVMLKASAMINTTSVRALQHILVDGSLPKRNAMTTCFLTERLSLLSLIPARESYLLYDGSQTYPPCTENVRWVVMTSPILISPVALGRLRDAMDALLPNDFHRFGNARPPQALNGRLIYRFDDKSVPAGGNRSQGNFKEARSHKDEGLANRSLGVRAGRVLAGSQAEVDGVYKHYSAVVVSPVSPNPVSVSRNGTTLASPPPSTTSTGSCNGSSDRATAKLGTGAPAPAYVSNANSTCPGTHSYVNESSADHSNATASASSASRTSAMSSASASSADEKMLSGLHHGSESSAQTPSDGSAPQSTKTSTSTTTTTTKGPSGTKGKQRHDDGASQNTSEAEAGVLDAVKSIVTRAFTSAKAFSMGAFQSSVAYTKANPVRAVLGLLCIIVLIFLISTCCRGWRRPVYVVGIDPTELQPLNSAKRFDLYGGTGTGTVAVR